Below is a genomic region from Fusobacterium nucleatum.
TAAAAAATCTAGTTAAAAATTATGGAGATAAGCAAATTCTAAAAAACATCTCTTTTAATATAAATAAAGGAGAAATTATATCTATAATAGGGGAAAGTGGTGCTGGAAAATCTACTTTAATGAGATGTTTAAATGGTCTTGAAGGTATTAACTCTGGAAGCATTAAATTCTATGATACAGATATAACAAAATTAAAAGAAAAAGAAAAAAATTCTATAAAAAAACAAATGGCTTATGTATTTCAGGACCTTAATATAATAGATAATATGTATGTTATAGAAAATGTTTTAGTTCCATTTTTAAATAGAAAAAATTTTATACAAGTTCTTTTTAACCAATTCACTAAACAAGAATATGAGAGAGCTTTATATTGTTTGGAAAAGGTTGGAATATCTAAGTTGGCTTATACTAAGGCTAAGTATCTATCTGGTGGAGAAAAACAGAGAGTTGCAATAGCCCGTTCCCTTGCACCTAATGTTGATTTAATTTTGGCTGATGAGCCTATAAGTAGTTTAGATGAAAAAAATTCTACTCAAATTATGGAAATATTTAAAAGAATAAATATAAAAAAGAATAAAACAATTATATTAAATTTACACAATGTTGAAGTTGCTAAAAAGTTTTCAGATAAGATTTTAGCTTTAAAAAATGGAGAAATTTTCTTTTATAAAAAGAGTGCAGAGGTAAATGAAGATGACATTAGAAAAGTTTATCAAACTTCATAAGCTAAAAACTTTTTTTAAAATTTTAACTATTGTAATTGTTTTATTATTATTCTTTTTTACTTTAAATTTAGATTTTCAAGATTATATTGATGGCTTTACTAGGTTAAAAGGTTTAGTTATTTCAATGATGAGAATAGATACAGAAGACAAAAAAATAGTTTTATTTAAAATGTTTGAAACTATTGTAACTGCCTTTGCATCATCATTTATTGGAGTAGTATTAGCAGTTTTATGTTCACCATTTTTAGCAACTAATATATCAAATAAGTATTTAGCTAGATTTTTGACTATATGTTTCTCTATATTTAGAACTGTACCTGCCTTAGTGATGGCAGCAATACTTGTTAGCCTAATCGGGATAGGAAGCTTTACAGGTTTTATTAGTTTACTTATTATTACATTTTTTTCTGCTACTAAACTTTTAAAAGAATATTTAGAAGAAATTAATCAAGCTAAAATGCTCTCTTTTAAGACTTTTGGTTTTTCAAAATTTACTTTTTTAAAGTCTTGTATCTACCCATTTTCAAAACCCTATATAATTTCACTTTTTTTCTTGACTTTAGAATCAAGTATAAGGGGTGCAAGTGTATTAGGTATGGTTGGAGCTGGTGGTATAGGAGAAGAACTTTGGAAAAATTTAAGTTTTTTAAGATATGACAAAGTTTCTTTTATAATTTTAATCCTATTAATTTTTATATTTTTAACTGACAGTTTAAGTTGGTTTTTTAGAAAAAAAGATAGCCTTATAAAAATTACAACTTATCAAGGATATAAGAAAAGTAAAATTATTTCAAAACTTATCACTTGTTTAGTATTAATTTTATTAGTCTATTCATTAAATATTCTATATGAAGATACAAATAAAATTTCTTTGCCCATATTTTTTGAAAGGTTATTAGTATTTTTAAAGAAATTAACTTATTTAGATTTTTCATATACTCCAAAAGTTTTAGTGGCCCTATGGCAAAGCTTTTTAGTAGCTTTCTTTGCAACATTTTTTGCAGCACCTACTGCAATAGTGATAAGTTATTTTGCTAGCTCAGTAACTTCTAATAAAAAGACAGCTTTTATTATAAAAATTTTTATAAACTTTATAAGAACTTTTCCACCTGTAATAGTAGCAATACTATTTTTTAGTGGTTTTGGACCAGGACTTATAAGTGGATTCTTTGCACTATACATATATACAACTGGTGTTATAACAAAAGTTTATGTAGATGTATTAGAAAGTGTTGAAACTGACTATGGTTTATATGGAAGAAGTTTTGGTTTAAAAAATTTTTACACCTATTTAAGACTTTGGTTACCTTCTACTTACACAAACTTTATTTCAATATTTCTATATAGATTTGAATCTAATATGAAAAATTCAAGTGTGTTAGGAATGGTCGGAGCTGGTGGAATAGGACAACTACTTATGAATCATATAGCTTTTAGAAATTGGGAAAAAGTCTGGGTACTTTTAATATTTTTGATAATCACTATAATTTTAATAGAAAATCTTTCTGAATATATTAGAAATAAAGTTAATAACTAAATAGATTTAACTATTTTTTAAATATATCAATAGTAAAATTGATATTAATACAAAAAATTATATTTTTAACTTGAAATAATATAAATTTTATAGTAGAATAAGGTATACCAATTTAATCAAGAATAAGGAGTGATAATAATGGCAAAATTAACAGATGCTATAAAAGATTTAATATTAAATCCAGTTAAAGAAGGAGCTTGGACAGCACAATTAGGTTGGATTGCTACAGTAAGAGAAGATGGAGCACCAAACATTGGGCCAAAAAGATCTTGTCGTATATATGATGACACAACTTTAATATGGAATGAAAATACAGCTGGAGAAATTATGAAAGATATTGAAAGAGGGTCAAAAGTTGCAGTAGCTTTTGCTAATTGGGATAAATTAGATGGATATCGTTTTGTAGGAACAGCTGAAGTTCATAAAGAAGGAAAATACTATGATGAAGTTGTTGAATGGGCAAAAGGAAAAATGGGTACACCTAAGGCAGCAGTAGTATTCCACATTGAAGAAGTTTACACTTTAAAATCAGGACCAAATGCTGGAACAAGAATAGACTAATAAAATATAACATTGTTATTGTAAGTGACTAACTCTCAATCACAATTTATCAAGAAGAAATAAAACCGATTTAGAAGTAAAATTCTTTGTCGGTTTTTTTATTTATTCCATTTATTAATTTTAAAATAAAAAATTTTATTAAATTTTTACCAAATTTTAATTTTTCTTCTCTATAATTAAAAAAAAGTGTATAATAGGAAAAAATAAATAACACTATACTAAATTACTCAATGTTTTTCAAAACAAATAAAAATTAAAAAAGTGATATTGTGTTTTCATAGATTTATGATGTTAAAGGGAAATGGGGGATAATATTGCATTATAAAATTGGAATTGATGTTGGTTCAACAACATTAAAGACTGTTATTTTAAATGAAAAAAATGAAATTATTGAAAAAAGTTACCAAAGACATTTCTCTAAAGTAAGAGAAATGACTTTAAATCATTTTAAAAGTTTACAAAAACTATTAAAAGGAAAAAAATTTAAACTAGCTATTACAGGATCAGCAGGACTTGGAATTTCTAAAGATTATGGAATTCCTTTTGTACAGGAAGTATTTTCAACAGCTGGAGCAGTAAAAAAATGTTACCCTCAAACTGATATTGTTATTGAATTAGGAGGAGAGGATGCAAAAATTTTATTTTTAAAAGGTGCTATTGAAGAAAGAATGAATGGAACTTGTGCTGGAGGAACAGGAGCATTCATTGATCAAATGGCCAGTCTTTTAGATATGGAAGTTTCAGAATTGGATAAAATTAGTTTTGCTCATGAAAGAATTTATCCTATTGCATCTCGTTGTGGAGTTTTTGCCAAAACAGATGTGCAACCTCTTCTAAACCAAGGAGCTAAAAAAGCAGATATTGCAGCTAGTATTTATCAAGCAGTTGTGGAACAAACAATAACAGGTCTTGCTCAGGGAAGACCTATTAAAGGAACTGTTCTCTTCTTAGGAGGACCTCTTTACTTTTTGAAAGGCTTACAGGAAAGATTTGTTGAAGTATTAAAACTTTCAAAAGAAGAAGCAATTTTTCCAGAATTAGCTCCCTATTTCGTAGCATTAGGAAGTGCATACTTTGCAGATACTGTGGATGAAGAATTTGAATATGATGAAGTAGTCCAATTATTATCTCAAAAAAAAGAAAAGAAAATTGAACATTTAGAAAAACCTTTATTTACTTCTGAAGAAGAATATGAAGATTTTTTGAAAAGACATCAAAAGATAAGTGTTCCCACTAAAGATATTACTACATATTCAGGAAAGGCTTATTTAGGATTGGACTCTGGTTCTACAACTATAAAAGTAGTTCTTTTAGATGAAGAAGAAAATATTTTATATCGTTACTACTCATCTTCCAAAGGAAACCCTGTTTCTCTATTCTTAGAACAGTTAAAAAAACTCCGAGAACTTTGTGGTGAAAGAATTGAAATTATATCTAGTGCAGTAACAGGTTATGGTGAAGAATTAATGCAGGTTGCTTTTGGAGTTGATATTGGGATTGTAGAAACAATAGCTCACTATACAGCAGCAAAGTATTTCAATCCAAATGTAGATTTTATTATTGACATTGGAGGACAGGATATTAAATGTTTTCATATTAAAGATGGAGCTATTGATTCTATTGTTTTAAATGAAGCTTGCTCCTCTGGTTGTGGGTCTTTTTTAGAAACATTTGCTAAATCCTTAGGATATAGTATGCAAGATTTTGCAAAAAAAGCTATTTTTTCAAAATCTCCTGCTGAACTAGGTTCTCGTTGTACTGTATTTATGAATTCTTCTGTCAAACAAGCACAAAAAGATGGAGCTGAAACAGAGGACATTTCAGCAGGTCTAGCTAGAAGTGTTGTTAAAAATGCTATTTTTAAAGTAATTCGTGCTCGTGATGTAAATGAATTAGGAAAACATATTGTAGTACAAGGAGGAACTTTTTTAAATGATGCTGTCCTACGTTCTTTTGAACAAGAACTTGGAATAGAAGTATTAAGACCAGAAATCTCAGAATTAATGGGAGCTTATGGTGCTGCTTTATATGGAAAAAAAGTTCAAAAAGAAAAATCAAAATTATTAAATTTAACAGAATTGGAAAATTTTCAACATATTTCTTCATCAGGAATGTGTAAATTATGTACTAACCACTGTCAATTAACAATTAATACTTTTACAAACGGACAAAAATTTATTAGTGGAAATAAATGTGAACGAGGGGCTGGAAAGAAATTACAAAGCGATTTACCAAATATGGTTGCTTACAAAAATCAAATTTTTAATGCTATTCCTTTAAATGGTGGTGGAAGAGCAAGAATTGGATTACCTAGAGTTTTAAATATTTATGAAATGTTACCCTTCTGGGCAGAGTTATTCTGTTCTTTGAATTGCGATGTTGTTCTTTCAGGTGTATCAAATCGTAAAATTTATATGAAAGGGCAAAATACTATTCCATCAGATACTGTTTGTTATCCAGCAAAATTGGTACATGGACATATTATTGATTTATTAGAAAAAGATTTAGATGCTATTTTTTATCCTTGTATGAGTTATACTTTTGATGAGGGAATTTCTGATAATTGTTATAACTGCCCCATAGTTGCTTACTATCCTGAGTTAATACAGGCTAATATCCCTGATATAACAAAGAAACATTTTTTGTATCCACATTTAGGAATTGAAAATCATAGCTTATTTGCAAAAAGAATGTATGAAGAATTTAAAAATATTATTCCAAATTTGAGTAAAAAGGAAATGGAAAAAGCAACAGAAAAAGCTTTTAAAACATATTATGAATATAGAGAAAATATACGCCAAGAAGGAACTAGGATACTAAAATTTGCAATGAAAAACAATCACCCTGTAATTATTTTAGCTTCTAGACCTTACCATATTGATCCAGAAATCAACCATGGATTAGATAGACTTTTAAATTCTTTACAATTTGTAGTTGTAACAGAAGATGCTTTATATCCTGTTGAAGGAAAATTAACTATAAAAACATTAAATCAATGGGGATATCATGCAAGAATGTATAATGCAGCAAAATATGTAAGTCAACATAAAAATATGGAATTAGTTCATTTGGTTAGTTTCGGTTGTGGAATAGATGCTATTACCACAGATGAAATTCAAGATATTTTACGTTCTAAGAATAAATTATATACACAATTAAAAATAGATGAAGTAAGTAACTTAGGAGCAGCAAAAATAAGATTAAGAAGCTTACAAGCAACTATGAAAGAAAGAGAGATGTAGTAAAATGAATAAAAATTGCAAGGTACTTATTCCTATGATGATGGACATTCATTTTGACTTGATAGCAGGAGTATTACAAAATGAAGGATATGATGTAGAAGTATTAAAAACAGATCATAGGGGTGTTATAGAAGAAGGATTAAAGAGCGTTCATAATGATATGTGTTACCCTGCACTTCTTGTAATTGGACAATTTATTGATGCTTTAAAAAGTGGAAAATATGATACAAATAATGTAGCTTTATTACTTACACAGACAGGTGGAGGATGTAGAGCTTCTAACTATATTCATTTACTTCGTAAAGCATTAGAAATAAATGGTTTTCATCAAGTAAAAGTGTGGTCTTTAAACTTTGAAGGATTAGATAAGAAAAATGAATTTTCTCTTTCTTTTTCTGGTTATTTTAATCTTTTTTATAGTATTTTATATGGAGATCTTTTGATGTCTATCTATCATCAATCTGTAGCATATGAAAAAAATCCAGGAGATAGTAAAGGAATTTTAACTTATTGGAAAGATAAATTAATCTCAGAAATTGGAAAGAAACCTTTTAAAAAGTTAAAAGAAAATTATAAAAAAATAATAGAAAAATTCTTAACAATTCCTAGAAATTTTGATAAGAAAAAAATTAGGGTAGGAATTGTAGGAGAGATTTATATGAAATATTCTCCTTTGGGAAATAATCATTTAACAGATTATTTAGAAAAAGAAGGGGTTGAGGCTGTTAATACAGGGCTTCTTGATTTTTTACTATTTAATCTATATGATACTATTTTTGATAGAAAAATTTATGGGAGAAAAGGGCTTAAATATTACTTTGTCAAATACATAGTAAGATATATAGAAAAAAAACAAAAAGAAATGATAGATGTTATAAAACAGTATAAATCTTTTATTCCGCCATCTCCTTTTAGTAAAGTGCTAAAAATGACAAAAGGGTATTTAGGGCATGGAGTAAAAATGGGAGAAGGTTGGTTACTAACAGCAGAGATGTTAGAATTTATTGAAACAGGCGTAAAAAATATTGTCTGTGCTCAACCATTTGGATGTCTACCAAATCATATAATTGCAAAAGGAATGATTAGAAAGATTAAAGATAATCATCCGGAAGCAAATATCATTGCAGTAGATTATGATCCTGGAGCAAGTTCTGTTAACCAAGAAAATAGAATCCATTTAATGTTAGAAAATGCAAGAATGATGGCAAGTCAAGTGTAAAAAATAAGTGGCTATTACAAAATTAATAAACTAATTTGCAACAGCCACTTTTTACTTTAATCTTGTTTTTTGTAATAGCAGAAATATAGTGGTAATCCAATAACCATTCCACCAACAAAATTTCCAAGTGTTACATAGAATAAATTATAAAGTATTAAAGAAACCTCAAAACTTGAATCAACTAATTTTGCTGCTGTTAGATAAAACATATTTGCTATTGAGTGATCATATCCAATAAGAACAAATAACATTATTGGAAACCAAGCTCCAAATAATTTTCCAATAGTATCTTTTGCTGTGTAGCTAAGAAGCACTGCTCCACATACAAGTACATTACATAGTATTCCCTTTATAAAAAGTGCATAAGCAGTAGAATGAACTTTATGAGTAGCTATATCTTGTAGATAATTTAATGAATCTGAATTAAAACTTCCACCTTTTATTGTTATGTATGCCACGATAAAACTTCCTACATAATTAAAAAGATAAACTGTTACAATATTTCTAATAAGTTGGGTAAATGTAATTTTCTTATTAGTATACGCAACTGTAAGTAAACAATTACTTGTAAATAATTCAGACCCAAGAATTACAACCATAATAAGTCCAACTGGAAATACACAGGCTCCTACAAATTTTGCTAGTCCTGGATCAGTTTTTACCAAAGTTGAACCTGATATAATATTTCCTGCTCCTCCTAAGGCTATAAAAGCTCCACCAAAAATTCCAAGTAACATAAGTTTGAACAAAGGTTTTGTTGCCTTATCAATTCCTGTTTTAATCATGTAATCTACTAATTCAGACGGTGTTTTATGTCCATCAGCCATTTAATATCCCTCCATATATTTTATTTTTGCTAAACTATTATACTAAATTTTTTAGATTATTAAAAGCATTTTAATAATTTTAAATAAATTTTACTTGCTTTTTTTTGATTTACTGTGTAGGATAAGTTAATATGTAAAAAAAAATTTTAATAAAACTTATTTATTTTTTATATATTCTGATTTTGATAATAGAGGAAATAATAATGATAAGAAAAATTTATACATTAAATGATTTTTTAAAAGAAAAATTTAATGAAAAAATATATAAAGTTTCTCTTGATGGAGGATTTACTTGTCCTAATAGAGATGGGAAATTTTCAAAAGGAGGTTGTATATTTTGTAGTGAAAATGGAAGTGGAGATTTCACTTCTGGAAAATTAAAATCTATTCATCAGCAAATAGATGAACAGATAGAATTAGTTTCAAAAAAATATAAAGGAAATAAATATATAGCTTACTTTCAAAACTTTACAAATACTTATGCAAATATTGATTATCTAAAAAAAATTTACGAAGAAGCTCTATCACATAAGGATATAGTAGGTCTTGCAATAGCAACTAGACCTGATTGTTTAGAAGATGATGTTTTAAAATTATTAGATGAGCTAAATAAAAA
It encodes:
- the phnC gene encoding phosphonate ABC transporter ATP-binding protein gives rise to the protein METIIEVKNLVKNYGDKQILKNISFNINKGEIISIIGESGAGKSTLMRCLNGLEGINSGSIKFYDTDITKLKEKEKNSIKKQMAYVFQDLNIIDNMYVIENVLVPFLNRKNFIQVLFNQFTKQEYERALYCLEKVGISKLAYTKAKYLSGGEKQRVAIARSLAPNVDLILADEPISSLDEKNSTQIMEIFKRINIKKNKTIILNLHNVEVAKKFSDKILALKNGEIFFYKKSAEVNEDDIRKVYQTS
- a CDS encoding PhnE/PtxC family ABC transporter permease codes for the protein MKMTLEKFIKLHKLKTFFKILTIVIVLLLFFFTLNLDFQDYIDGFTRLKGLVISMMRIDTEDKKIVLFKMFETIVTAFASSFIGVVLAVLCSPFLATNISNKYLARFLTICFSIFRTVPALVMAAILVSLIGIGSFTGFISLLIITFFSATKLLKEYLEEINQAKMLSFKTFGFSKFTFLKSCIYPFSKPYIISLFFLTLESSIRGASVLGMVGAGGIGEELWKNLSFLRYDKVSFIILILLIFIFLTDSLSWFFRKKDSLIKITTYQGYKKSKIISKLITCLVLILLVYSLNILYEDTNKISLPIFFERLLVFLKKLTYLDFSYTPKVLVALWQSFLVAFFATFFAAPTAIVISYFASSVTSNKKTAFIIKIFINFIRTFPPVIVAILFFSGFGPGLISGFFALYIYTTGVITKVYVDVLESVETDYGLYGRSFGLKNFYTYLRLWLPSTYTNFISIFLYRFESNMKNSSVLGMVGAGGIGQLLMNHIAFRNWEKVWVLLIFLIITIILIENLSEYIRNKVNN
- a CDS encoding pyridoxamine 5'-phosphate oxidase family protein, which encodes MAKLTDAIKDLILNPVKEGAWTAQLGWIATVREDGAPNIGPKRSCRIYDDTTLIWNENTAGEIMKDIERGSKVAVAFANWDKLDGYRFVGTAEVHKEGKYYDEVVEWAKGKMGTPKAAVVFHIEEVYTLKSGPNAGTRID
- a CDS encoding acyl-CoA dehydratase activase; the protein is MHYKIGIDVGSTTLKTVILNEKNEIIEKSYQRHFSKVREMTLNHFKSLQKLLKGKKFKLAITGSAGLGISKDYGIPFVQEVFSTAGAVKKCYPQTDIVIELGGEDAKILFLKGAIEERMNGTCAGGTGAFIDQMASLLDMEVSELDKISFAHERIYPIASRCGVFAKTDVQPLLNQGAKKADIAASIYQAVVEQTITGLAQGRPIKGTVLFLGGPLYFLKGLQERFVEVLKLSKEEAIFPELAPYFVALGSAYFADTVDEEFEYDEVVQLLSQKKEKKIEHLEKPLFTSEEEYEDFLKRHQKISVPTKDITTYSGKAYLGLDSGSTTIKVVLLDEEENILYRYYSSSKGNPVSLFLEQLKKLRELCGERIEIISSAVTGYGEELMQVAFGVDIGIVETIAHYTAAKYFNPNVDFIIDIGGQDIKCFHIKDGAIDSIVLNEACSSGCGSFLETFAKSLGYSMQDFAKKAIFSKSPAELGSRCTVFMNSSVKQAQKDGAETEDISAGLARSVVKNAIFKVIRARDVNELGKHIVVQGGTFLNDAVLRSFEQELGIEVLRPEISELMGAYGAALYGKKVQKEKSKLLNLTELENFQHISSSGMCKLCTNHCQLTINTFTNGQKFISGNKCERGAGKKLQSDLPNMVAYKNQIFNAIPLNGGGRARIGLPRVLNIYEMLPFWAELFCSLNCDVVLSGVSNRKIYMKGQNTIPSDTVCYPAKLVHGHIIDLLEKDLDAIFYPCMSYTFDEGISDNCYNCPIVAYYPELIQANIPDITKKHFLYPHLGIENHSLFAKRMYEEFKNIIPNLSKKEMEKATEKAFKTYYEYRENIRQEGTRILKFAMKNNHPVIILASRPYHIDPEINHGLDRLLNSLQFVVVTEDALYPVEGKLTIKTLNQWGYHARMYNAAKYVSQHKNMELVHLVSFGCGIDAITTDEIQDILRSKNKLYTQLKIDEVSNLGAAKIRLRSLQATMKEREM
- a CDS encoding 2-hydroxyglutaryl-CoA dehydratase; translated protein: MNKNCKVLIPMMMDIHFDLIAGVLQNEGYDVEVLKTDHRGVIEEGLKSVHNDMCYPALLVIGQFIDALKSGKYDTNNVALLLTQTGGGCRASNYIHLLRKALEINGFHQVKVWSLNFEGLDKKNEFSLSFSGYFNLFYSILYGDLLMSIYHQSVAYEKNPGDSKGILTYWKDKLISEIGKKPFKKLKENYKKIIEKFLTIPRNFDKKKIRVGIVGEIYMKYSPLGNNHLTDYLEKEGVEAVNTGLLDFLLFNLYDTIFDRKIYGRKGLKYYFVKYIVRYIEKKQKEMIDVIKQYKSFIPPSPFSKVLKMTKGYLGHGVKMGEGWLLTAEMLEFIETGVKNIVCAQPFGCLPNHIIAKGMIRKIKDNHPEANIIAVDYDPGASSVNQENRIHLMLENARMMASQV
- a CDS encoding formate/nitrite transporter family protein, which translates into the protein MADGHKTPSELVDYMIKTGIDKATKPLFKLMLLGIFGGAFIALGGAGNIISGSTLVKTDPGLAKFVGACVFPVGLIMVVILGSELFTSNCLLTVAYTNKKITFTQLIRNIVTVYLFNYVGSFIVAYITIKGGSFNSDSLNYLQDIATHKVHSTAYALFIKGILCNVLVCGAVLLSYTAKDTIGKLFGAWFPIMLFVLIGYDHSIANMFYLTAAKLVDSSFEVSLILYNLFYVTLGNFVGGMVIGLPLYFCYYKKQD